A region of Mammaliicoccus sp. Dog046 DNA encodes the following proteins:
- the purS gene encoding phosphoribosylformylglycinamidine synthase subunit PurS, giving the protein MKNIELHITLQGQVLDTQGQALNRAVHDLGYEQVNDIRVGKVIYMTVDETDEQTIENVVNTLSEKLFANTVIEEYSFKILEDKENA; this is encoded by the coding sequence ATGAAGAATATTGAATTGCACATCACATTACAAGGTCAAGTTTTAGATACACAAGGACAAGCATTAAACAGAGCGGTTCACGATTTAGGATATGAGCAAGTCAATGATATAAGAGTTGGTAAAGTGATTTATATGACAGTAGATGAAACAGACGAACAAACAATAGAAAACGTAGTTAATACGTTAAGTGAAAAATTATTTGCGAATACAGTTATTGAAGAGTATAGCTTTAAAATACTTGAAGATAAGGAGAACGCGTAA